In Phaseolus vulgaris cultivar G19833 chromosome 10, P. vulgaris v2.0, whole genome shotgun sequence, a single genomic region encodes these proteins:
- the LOC137819018 gene encoding phragmoplastin DRP1E-like isoform X2, with amino-acid sequence MGSSSFRSRRRRPGIVTRRPLVLQLHKVDGKAKEYAEFLHMPGQKITDYAFVRQEIQNETDRVTGRTKQISPVPIHLSIYSPHVVNLTLIDLPGLTKVAVEGQPQTIVEDIENMVRSYVEKPNCIILAISPANQDIATSDAIKLSKEVDPSGERTFGVLTKLDLMDKGTNALDVLEGRSYRLQHPWVGVVNRSQADINKNVDMIVARRKESEYFETSPDYGHLANKMGSVFLAKLLSQNLESVIRARIPSITSLINKTIEELESEMNQIGRPIAVDAGAQLYTILELCRAFDKIFKEHLDGGRAGGDKIYNVFDNQLPAALRKLPFDRHLSLQNVRKVVSEADGYQPHLIAPELGYRRLIEGALSYFRGPAEASVDAVHFVLKELVRKAIAETQELRRFPTLQAELAAATSEALERFREESKKTVIRLVDMEASYLTVEFFRRLPQEMEKAGNPANPATTPNEDRYGEGHYRRIGSNVSSYIGMVSDTLRNTIPKAVVFCQVREAKLSLLNHFYTVIGKKEAKQLSQLLDEDPALMERRQQCAKRLELYKAARDEIDSVSWSR; translated from the exons ATGGGAAGCTCTTCCTTCCGTAGCCGTCGTCGGAGGCCAG GGATTGTGACGAGGCGTCCATTAGTGTTGCAGCTTCATAAGGTTGATGGCAAAGCGAAGGAGTATGCAGAGTTTCTTCACATGCCAGGGCAAAAGATCACTGATTATG CCTTTGTTCGCCAGGAGATTCAGAATGAAACTGATAGAGTAACAGGGAGGACAAAGCAAATATCTCCTGTTCCAATTCATCTTAGCATTTACTCTCCACACG TTGTCAACCTAACTTTGATTGATTTGCCTGGATTGACTAAAGTTGCTGTAG AGGGACAGCCTCAGACTATTGTCGAAGACATTGAAAATATGGTTCGGTCTTATGTTGAGAAG CCTAATTGTATTATACTGGCAATATCTCCAGCAAACCAAGACATAGCCACTTCTGATGCTATTAAGCTTTCAAAGGAGGTGGATCCCTCAG GTGAGAGGACATTTGGAGTGTTGACAAAGCTTGATTTAATGGACAAAGGAACTAATGCCTTGGAT GTCCTTGAAGGAAGATCTTACCGTCTGCAACATCCCTGGGTTGGTGTAGTAAATCGATCCCAAGCAGATATCAATAAAAACGTTGATATGATTGTTGCTAGACGTAAGGAGAGTGAGTATTTTGAAACCAGTCCCGACTATGGACACTTAGCCAATAAAATGGGTTCTGTATTCCTTGCAAAACTTCTCTCACAG AATTTGGAGTCAGTAATTAGGGCACGGATACCCAGTATAACATCTTTGATAAACAAAACAATTGAAGAACTTGAATCAGAGATGAATCAAATTGGGAGACCAATTGCTGTTGATGCAGGA GCTCAACTATACACCATCCTAGAACTATGCCGCGCATTTGATAAGATATTCAAGGAACATTTAGACGGAGG GCGAGCGGGTGGAGATAAAATCTATAATGTCTTTGACAATCAGCTTCCTGCTGCATTAAGGAAGCTTCCATTTGACCGTCACCTATCTCTTCAAAATGTAAGGAAAGTGGTATCAGAGGCAGATGGTTACCAGCCTCACTTAATTGCCCCAGAGCTAGGTTACCGGCGCCTGATCGAGGGAGCTCTCAGCTACTTTAGAGGCCCAGCTGAAGCTTCAGTTGATGCA GTTCACTTTGTCTTGAAAGAACTTGTGAGGAAAGCAATAGCTGAAACTCAG GAACTGAGACGTTTCCCAACTCTTCAAGCCGAACTTGCTGCTGCTACAAGTGAAGCTTTAGAGAGGTTCCGTGAAGAGAGTAAGAAGACAGTTATTCGACTTGTCGACATGGAAGCTTCGTATCTCACTGTGGAGTTCTTCCGGAGACTTCCTCAAGAAATGGAGAAAGCCGGAAATCCAGCTAATCCAGCTACTACCCCAAATGAGGATCGATATGGAGAAGGGCATTACAGGAGGATTGGATCAAATGTATCTTCCTATATTGGTATGGTGTCAGACACTCTCAGGAACACTATCCCAAAGGCTGTGGTTTTTTGTCAAGTCAGAGAAGCAAAACTATCATTGCTAAACCATTTCTACACAGTAATAGGGAAGAAAGAG
- the LOC137819018 gene encoding phragmoplastin DRP1E-like isoform X1 — protein sequence MTSMESLIGLVNRIQQACTVLGDYGGDADSNAFSSLWEALPSVAVVGGQSSGKSSVLESIVGRDFLPRGSGIVTRRPLVLQLHKVDGKAKEYAEFLHMPGQKITDYAFVRQEIQNETDRVTGRTKQISPVPIHLSIYSPHVVNLTLIDLPGLTKVAVEGQPQTIVEDIENMVRSYVEKPNCIILAISPANQDIATSDAIKLSKEVDPSGERTFGVLTKLDLMDKGTNALDVLEGRSYRLQHPWVGVVNRSQADINKNVDMIVARRKESEYFETSPDYGHLANKMGSVFLAKLLSQNLESVIRARIPSITSLINKTIEELESEMNQIGRPIAVDAGAQLYTILELCRAFDKIFKEHLDGGRAGGDKIYNVFDNQLPAALRKLPFDRHLSLQNVRKVVSEADGYQPHLIAPELGYRRLIEGALSYFRGPAEASVDAVHFVLKELVRKAIAETQELRRFPTLQAELAAATSEALERFREESKKTVIRLVDMEASYLTVEFFRRLPQEMEKAGNPANPATTPNEDRYGEGHYRRIGSNVSSYIGMVSDTLRNTIPKAVVFCQVREAKLSLLNHFYTVIGKKEAKQLSQLLDEDPALMERRQQCAKRLELYKAARDEIDSVSWSR from the exons ATGACGAGCATGGAGAGTTTGATCGGTTTGGTGAACAGAATCCAGCAGGCCTGCACCGTGCTCGGCGACTACGGCGGCGACGCCGATAGCAACGCCTTCTCGTCTCTATGGGAAGCTCTTCCTTCCGTAGCCGTCGTCGGAGGCCAG AGTTCGGGTAAGTCTTCGGTTCTGGAAAGCATCGTTGGACGTGACTTTCTTCCTAGAGGATCAG GGATTGTGACGAGGCGTCCATTAGTGTTGCAGCTTCATAAGGTTGATGGCAAAGCGAAGGAGTATGCAGAGTTTCTTCACATGCCAGGGCAAAAGATCACTGATTATG CCTTTGTTCGCCAGGAGATTCAGAATGAAACTGATAGAGTAACAGGGAGGACAAAGCAAATATCTCCTGTTCCAATTCATCTTAGCATTTACTCTCCACACG TTGTCAACCTAACTTTGATTGATTTGCCTGGATTGACTAAAGTTGCTGTAG AGGGACAGCCTCAGACTATTGTCGAAGACATTGAAAATATGGTTCGGTCTTATGTTGAGAAG CCTAATTGTATTATACTGGCAATATCTCCAGCAAACCAAGACATAGCCACTTCTGATGCTATTAAGCTTTCAAAGGAGGTGGATCCCTCAG GTGAGAGGACATTTGGAGTGTTGACAAAGCTTGATTTAATGGACAAAGGAACTAATGCCTTGGAT GTCCTTGAAGGAAGATCTTACCGTCTGCAACATCCCTGGGTTGGTGTAGTAAATCGATCCCAAGCAGATATCAATAAAAACGTTGATATGATTGTTGCTAGACGTAAGGAGAGTGAGTATTTTGAAACCAGTCCCGACTATGGACACTTAGCCAATAAAATGGGTTCTGTATTCCTTGCAAAACTTCTCTCACAG AATTTGGAGTCAGTAATTAGGGCACGGATACCCAGTATAACATCTTTGATAAACAAAACAATTGAAGAACTTGAATCAGAGATGAATCAAATTGGGAGACCAATTGCTGTTGATGCAGGA GCTCAACTATACACCATCCTAGAACTATGCCGCGCATTTGATAAGATATTCAAGGAACATTTAGACGGAGG GCGAGCGGGTGGAGATAAAATCTATAATGTCTTTGACAATCAGCTTCCTGCTGCATTAAGGAAGCTTCCATTTGACCGTCACCTATCTCTTCAAAATGTAAGGAAAGTGGTATCAGAGGCAGATGGTTACCAGCCTCACTTAATTGCCCCAGAGCTAGGTTACCGGCGCCTGATCGAGGGAGCTCTCAGCTACTTTAGAGGCCCAGCTGAAGCTTCAGTTGATGCA GTTCACTTTGTCTTGAAAGAACTTGTGAGGAAAGCAATAGCTGAAACTCAG GAACTGAGACGTTTCCCAACTCTTCAAGCCGAACTTGCTGCTGCTACAAGTGAAGCTTTAGAGAGGTTCCGTGAAGAGAGTAAGAAGACAGTTATTCGACTTGTCGACATGGAAGCTTCGTATCTCACTGTGGAGTTCTTCCGGAGACTTCCTCAAGAAATGGAGAAAGCCGGAAATCCAGCTAATCCAGCTACTACCCCAAATGAGGATCGATATGGAGAAGGGCATTACAGGAGGATTGGATCAAATGTATCTTCCTATATTGGTATGGTGTCAGACACTCTCAGGAACACTATCCCAAAGGCTGTGGTTTTTTGTCAAGTCAGAGAAGCAAAACTATCATTGCTAAACCATTTCTACACAGTAATAGGGAAGAAAGAG